In one Halosolutus amylolyticus genomic region, the following are encoded:
- the map gene encoding type II methionyl aminopeptidase, whose protein sequence is MAESDVDLESEQYEKHREAGEILAQVREEAADRVEVGASHLEVAEYAEDRIRELGGKPAFPVNISIDEEAAHATPSIDDESTFGEEMINLDIGVHVDGWLADTAITVDLSGNPELAEASEEALAAALEVVEPGVETGEIGAEIEDVIDGYGFNPVVNLTGHGLGHWEQHTSPNIPNRAVSQGTTLEVGDVVAIEPFATDGGGKVTEGASEEIFALEREGSVRNRQARDALDQITEEFRTLPFATRWLETGRAEMALRRLKRNDIVHGYPVLKEDDGYLVSQKEHTLIVTEDGCEVTTR, encoded by the coding sequence ATGGCCGAATCCGACGTGGACCTGGAGTCCGAGCAGTACGAGAAGCACCGTGAAGCCGGCGAGATTCTCGCGCAGGTGCGCGAGGAAGCGGCCGATCGCGTCGAGGTCGGCGCGAGCCACCTCGAGGTCGCCGAGTACGCAGAAGACCGGATCCGCGAACTCGGCGGGAAGCCGGCGTTTCCGGTGAACATCTCGATCGACGAGGAGGCGGCCCACGCCACGCCGTCGATCGACGACGAGTCGACCTTCGGCGAGGAGATGATCAACCTCGACATCGGCGTTCACGTCGACGGCTGGCTCGCCGACACGGCGATCACGGTCGACCTCTCGGGGAACCCGGAACTCGCCGAGGCCTCCGAAGAGGCCCTCGCAGCGGCGCTCGAGGTCGTCGAACCGGGCGTCGAGACCGGCGAGATTGGCGCGGAGATCGAGGACGTCATCGACGGCTACGGCTTCAACCCGGTCGTCAACCTCACCGGTCACGGGCTGGGCCACTGGGAGCAACACACCAGCCCGAACATCCCCAATCGTGCGGTCTCGCAGGGGACCACGCTGGAGGTCGGCGACGTCGTCGCCATCGAACCGTTCGCGACCGACGGCGGCGGGAAGGTCACCGAGGGCGCGAGCGAGGAAATCTTCGCCCTCGAGCGCGAGGGGAGCGTTCGGAACCGGCAGGCTCGCGACGCGCTCGACCAGATCACCGAGGAGTTCCGCACGCTTCCCTTCGCGACGCGCTGGCTCGAGACCGGTCGGGCCGAGATGGCGCTTCGCCGACTCAAGCGCAACGACATCGTCCACGGCTACCCGGTGCTCAAGGAGGACGACGGCTACCTCGTCAGCCAGAAGGAACACACGCTCATCGTCACCGAGGACGGCTGTGAAGTGACGACGAGGTAG
- a CDS encoding Lrp/AsnC family transcriptional regulator, with translation MTDAYVNILVDPGAVTDAANEIGDLDAVSTVHVVTGEYDVIAQLDLDDSDDLPRVVADEIHGVAGVVDTVTNVAFEP, from the coding sequence ATGACCGACGCATACGTCAACATCCTGGTCGATCCGGGTGCCGTCACAGACGCCGCGAACGAGATCGGTGATCTCGACGCGGTCAGCACCGTCCACGTCGTTACCGGGGAATACGACGTCATCGCCCAACTCGATCTCGACGATTCCGACGACCTGCCCCGCGTCGTCGCGGACGAAATCCACGGCGTCGCGGGCGTCGTGGATACGGTAACCAACGTCGCCTTCGAGCCCTGA
- a CDS encoding HIT family protein, protein MDQVFAPWRIEWIEREDKNPDIEACVFCELPALDADLDNLIVARSDHAFVMLNNYPYNPGHAMVIPHAHTGDYRDLDDEHLLDHARLKQRTFDALETALDPDGFNAGLNLGEGAGGSIGDHLHTHIVPRWQGDTNFMPVLSDTSVIVEALADTYDRVHEAFADQAETRVPGEDAAVVVE, encoded by the coding sequence ATGGACCAGGTGTTCGCACCGTGGCGGATCGAGTGGATCGAACGCGAGGACAAGAACCCCGATATCGAGGCGTGCGTCTTCTGTGAACTCCCGGCGCTTGACGCCGATCTGGACAACCTGATCGTCGCGCGGAGCGACCACGCGTTCGTCATGCTGAACAACTACCCGTACAACCCGGGCCACGCGATGGTGATTCCCCACGCACACACCGGCGACTACCGGGACCTCGACGACGAGCACCTGCTCGATCACGCCCGCCTGAAACAGCGGACGTTCGACGCGCTCGAGACGGCGCTCGATCCGGACGGCTTCAACGCCGGCCTCAACCTGGGCGAGGGGGCCGGTGGCTCGATCGGGGACCACCTCCACACGCACATCGTTCCGCGCTGGCAGGGCGACACGAACTTCATGCCCGTCCTCAGCGACACGTCCGTGATCGTCGAGGCGCTCGCGGACACCTACGATCGGGTCCACGAGGCGTTCGCCGACCAGGCGGAGACGAGGGTTCCCGGCGAGGACGCCGCGGTCGTCGTCGAGTAG
- a CDS encoding NAD-dependent protein deacylase yields MTTDEALASAARTIRDADEIVALTGAGVSTASGIPDFRGEDGLWQQYDPADFHVDRFRADPAGYWDQHLDLYDEFFDGDVAPNAAHDALSDLEAAGHLDTLVTQNIDGLHAEAGSDSVVRLHGTAANTVCQSCRERYDVEPILERARDGDVPPTCDECDGTLKPDTVLFGERLPERALMRSQAAARSADVFLAIGSSLTVEPAASLPRTAADRGATLVIVNLDETPLTDRAAHDFRADVTDVVPRLRDAIVGDAE; encoded by the coding sequence GTGACAACCGACGAGGCCCTCGCGTCCGCTGCACGGACGATTCGCGACGCCGACGAGATCGTCGCCCTGACCGGTGCGGGCGTCTCCACCGCGTCGGGCATCCCCGACTTTCGGGGAGAGGACGGCCTCTGGCAGCAGTACGACCCGGCTGACTTTCACGTCGATCGGTTCCGGGCGGATCCGGCCGGCTACTGGGACCAGCACCTCGACCTGTACGACGAGTTCTTTGACGGCGACGTCGCCCCGAACGCCGCCCACGACGCGCTCTCCGACCTCGAGGCCGCGGGCCACCTCGACACGCTCGTCACGCAGAACATCGACGGCCTCCACGCCGAAGCGGGTTCGGATTCAGTCGTTCGCCTCCACGGGACCGCGGCCAACACGGTCTGCCAGTCGTGTCGGGAGCGCTACGACGTCGAACCGATCCTCGAACGGGCCCGTGACGGCGACGTGCCGCCGACCTGCGACGAGTGCGATGGAACCCTCAAACCGGACACCGTCCTCTTCGGCGAACGGCTCCCCGAACGCGCGCTCATGCGATCGCAGGCCGCCGCTCGGTCGGCCGACGTCTTCCTGGCGATCGGGTCCTCGCTGACCGTCGAACCGGCCGCGTCGCTGCCGCGGACGGCCGCCGATCGCGGCGCGACGCTCGTGATCGTGAACCTCGACGAAACGCCGCTCACCGATCGCGCGGCCCACGACTTCCGGGCGGACGTGACCGACGTCGTGCCGCGGCTCAGGGACGCGATCGTCGGCGACGCGGAGTGA